The Solanum pennellii chromosome 4, SPENNV200 genomic interval GAAATTTGGTAACTCTATGGATGAAAGGAATCCATTGGTGAAACTATCATATCTCAAATCCCAACGCTTAAATTCGATGGAGGAATTGAGGCTTGACCTTTATCCTAGATTGAgccatttcttcttctttaagttctagagagagaaatatttgaaagGAAGAAATTTGGGGATTTCTTTTGGGTTTTGGAATTAAAGACTTGAATTGGTGAGTTTTGGAGTTCAAATGACTTATATAGGGGTCCTAGGCTTGGGCAAAACAACATAGCTTCAACATAGTTAAAACGGGAAAAACCATTTAACCCCCAACTAGCAGTGGATTGCCTCACCACCATGTGGGGCTCCACAAGCCATGGTCCCTACCATGAGTGGTGGTGGCCTCTATGGTCTTGGACTAGTGGATAGGTTTCCGCCCCTTAAACACTAAGTTAGGACCACGGCCCCTCCCATGATCGTGATGGCTTACATAATATGTCGAGTGGCTCGTGGGAAGGGTCTTCTTTTGGGTGCAGTGTAGCCTAGACACTACCTAGAAATTAAGGAACCTCACCAAAAATCGTGGTCCTTACTACGAACCGTCATTGTGGTCGTGGGAAGGTAGGCAATGCTTGGTGAAGGCTAGGATGCCCAAGCTCCCTTCCTTGGCCTTTGCCCTCACTTTTCGAGGCTTACTATGGAGATATGTGAGATAGATATTTGTCATCTCAATGGTGcttcttactcctatttatgatcATGTCCTACTTTAGAGATAACATCATCTGAGACTTGTTCACTTCtttcaaatatattgaataCATTAGAGGCTCATAAACGGGACTACCAAGTATTGGGTATTTAGTTAATTGACTTATTATTCGGATTGGTAATTATTTGgttaacttttaattttattttatttccataCTTTGTcttaatggttgagttttaggctgactagTCTAAGTGAGATAAGACGAGTGACACCACATCTTAGGTCGTGACAATATCATAAGTGTTGATTCcttcttttgaatataatgtctATCAGAAATAACCTCTCAACACCACAAAAGGTAGCTAAGGTCTGTGCACTTCCTACTCTTACAAGATCACACTTGGAATTACACTCGGTTTTTAGTCGTTGTCCTTAGTGTGGTTTAGAGGGCCTTTACATTTATGTAGATTCACCTATCCTTCCTTATATTAGACGGAAAAAATCTAGATGTGGAGATTGTTTCACCATCTCTACCTGACTATATTATTTTGGACTTTTGGTTTGACTTCTTATATATTTCACTGGACattaaaattcaagaatttCCTTAACTTCTATAAGGGGTTAGTTTTCAGTGGGCCAGaccttatatatgtatatccaAACAATAGGTCCTTCTTTTATTGTTAACACATATCAAACCTTTTAAGATATATGATTAAATAGGATAAAGAGATTCTTTTATGTTGTACCATATTAAAATGTTCTTGGAGTTCCCTAATGAATACAAGTTGTATTTTTTGTCCTCGGGTTAGTCAAATCCAATAAGAGTTGGCGGGATGGAGCGAGATCAAGATGCTCACCTCAAAAAGAAGGTTGCAGATGAAATGGAGTTTGCCGTGCAGTGCTCTAAATGTTTCAAATGGCGCTACATACCTACAGAGGAGAGGTATGAAAAAATAAGGGAACACCTATTGGAATGTCCTTTCTACTGTGAAGATGCTCGTGAGTGGCGTCCTAGTATATCATGTAACGATATACCAGATATAActcagaaagaaaaaaaactatcgGCATTTGATAAGCCTGGTATTCCTCAGCCTCCTTCGGGATGGAAACGAATTGTAAAAGTAAGAACAAGAGGCACCATTTTTGCTGATGTGTAAGTCTTGCATTTTCTTCACTACCTAGAACAATTAGACTAatgtacaaatatatatttcatggttctttaattttttgttgtcaTGATTTTCAGGTATTATGATTCGCCTAATGAAAAAAGATTACGTTCCATACCAGAAGTTGAAAGGTATGTTAGTTTTTTCTAGTTCAATTAGATTTACGAAAcatgtttcttttaatttccaAATCCTTTCTTGGGTCTGTATAAATTTTTGAagtcataatttaaaatatgtacttcatttgtcttttatgttttctccATATTGACTTATAATGGTATTCATTTTAGGTACTTGAAGCAACATTCGGAGTATGCATCACAAGGCGTAAAACTGAAAAAGTTTTCATTTAAGACCCCAAGATCTCTACAACAAGATTATGCTAAAAAGCGTAGTCCAACGCCTCCAACACCTTCAGATGATATAAATGGTGATAATGCTGGTATGTCTATGTGAATTCTAATTACTAACTTGCGGCATgcctgaaaaatatttttttgtccttacatatataataagagatattcatatcattcattcaataGACAATGCATTTAGTAAAATTTAACATATGATAGATGATGAAAAATAGGAGTATATTTGTTACTTGAGTGTGATTCTAGTTATATTTGAATCTTGCTTAGGACTTAAATTCAACCGAAGAATCGGTGGAAAGTATTCTTAAGTACAAGGTGGAAAATCTATCAGTGGTGTATCTTTTCATGCTATTGTGATCCAAACTGCATGAAGCAGTTGAGATGAGTGATGCCATTTTAGAAAAGTTTGAGAAAATATTGGCATTATAAAAGTCGCAATACTTATCTCTGGGAGGAAGAATAAAAGTCAACTACTAGAACTAAAAGTCAACGTACTAAAACTCTATCAATCAACAAGTCTAAGAAGATGGGATGCAACCCCGAAATCTAAACATAACTAAATTCCTAAACGTCTAGTCTGAGTCCGAAAAGAATGGACTAAACAAGATAAAGGATCAATGGCAGCCAAGAACTGGTTCACCCTCGAATCCGGTCTGGTCAATAGCCACCTAaagatgccctgtactcaacaaagaaagagcaagTCCAATATTAGTACTCAAAACAATAGTATACTGGTAGGATCATGCGGCTACTTCAGTAAGCGTAATATAAGCAACTCGTGTTATCCAATATATGTGTCGGAACGTATCACCCGGTccattatatattttgatatgtgACACCCAATCCAGTCAGCACAATCACACCCATAAAAACAGTGTACATAGTAACACAGTCAAGCAACAAGTTCATGGCATCTAATTGTTCATGCACATTCatttctctagatttggttAATGTCTCCCTATCCACATACACGCATGCATACAATGAAGCAATTAACAAGCATATATAACATAACAAGAAGTCGAACCATCACCTACATCGAAACCAAGCCTGAATAATCCTAGGACACTTGAATCTTCCTATTCCGAAGTCTTTCAGCTTGTTCTACATCTAAAACAAGTAATTAACGCAAGGATCAATAAACAAGGCCTAATTTAcccaaattatatcaaaatatcatcctaAGGCCAAACCCATGATCCTAATGTTCAACTATGGTTTTTCCTATCATTAATCTTCGGGCAAAAACCCTACCCTAATGATAATTTACAAGGATTCTAAGTTCTAAGAATTTATTTACGGATTAGCGGAGTAATTAGCTTACCTTTAGCGCTAGAAATTGTGGGAATTTGATAAGAAACGGCCATGGGTTGTCCCTTCCCTcttaagaatgaaattttactgaaaataacaattttacGATTTTTTCACGATTTAAGTCGCGACTGTCCCACCACAGCGGGACCCATCCCGCCACAGCGTCCCCGCCCTGGTGTAAATAACCCTGCCCCAGCGGCTTGCACAAAGATAGAAACTCGGAATTTGAGTTCCAAGCTTCCATTTTACAACACACCTTCAAACCTGGATGTTCTAAAACTACCGTTTCACACCAAGATTAGTTtcaggtgttctacttgcccgAATTCGATTCTGTTAAACCATACGAGCTATTTAACATCTTTACTATCCCTCACGTGATCAAACTCATAATTAAATCCCCCATCCATTACCGAATTACCCTAGACCTCACCTGACTCAAATTTTGTCCAA includes:
- the LOC107016484 gene encoding methyl-CpG-binding domain-containing protein 2-like, whose protein sequence is MERDQDAHLKKKVADEMEFAVQCSKCFKWRYIPTEERYEKIREHLLECPFYCEDAREWRPSISCNDIPDITQKEKKLSAFDKPGIPQPPSGWKRIVKVRTRGTIFADVYYDSPNEKRLRSIPEVERYLKQHSEYASQGVKLKKFSFKTPRSLQQDYAKKRSPTPPTPSDDINGDNAGMSM